One genomic window of Psychrobacter cibarius includes the following:
- the fabG gene encoding 3-oxoacyl-ACP reductase FabG, protein MSRTITLVTGASRGIGKAVAKRFAKEGHFVIGTATTEKGAELIDGYLHDSGGIGRVLDVRDTAQIDKLFEEIESVYGAVQVLVNNAGITQDGLLMRMKDDDWENVIDTNLTSVYRMSKRAVRGMMKARRGRIINITSVVAQMGNAGQSNYAATKAGVEGFSRTLAREIGSRQVTINCVAPGLIETDMTDELDERLLNSMLDAVPISRLGQPEDIAAAVHFLASDEASYITGAVIPVNGGMYM, encoded by the coding sequence ATGAGTCGTACGATTACTCTAGTGACAGGTGCTAGCCGTGGTATTGGTAAAGCCGTTGCCAAACGTTTCGCCAAAGAAGGACATTTTGTTATTGGTACAGCCACTACGGAAAAAGGTGCCGAGCTGATTGATGGTTATCTCCACGATAGTGGCGGTATTGGACGTGTTTTAGACGTGCGTGATACCGCACAAATTGATAAGCTGTTTGAAGAGATTGAGAGCGTCTACGGCGCAGTACAAGTCTTGGTCAATAATGCAGGTATCACCCAAGATGGTCTGCTGATGCGTATGAAAGATGACGACTGGGAAAATGTCATCGATACCAATTTGACGTCGGTATACCGTATGAGTAAACGTGCTGTGCGCGGTATGATGAAAGCACGCCGTGGTCGTATCATCAATATAACCTCTGTCGTTGCTCAAATGGGTAATGCAGGTCAGTCTAACTATGCGGCGACCAAAGCAGGCGTCGAAGGGTTCAGCCGTACGCTCGCGCGTGAAATTGGCTCACGACAAGTGACGATCAATTGCGTAGCCCCTGGTTTGATCGAAACGGATATGACGGACGAGCTTGATGAGCGCCTATTGAACTCTATGCTAGACGCTGTACCTATCAGTCGCCTTGGACAGCCAGAAGACATTGCAGCAGCCGTACATTTCTTAGCCAGCGATGAGGCCAGTTATATCACAGGCGCTGTTATCCCTGTCAATGGCGGTATGTATATGTAG
- the acpP gene encoding acyl carrier protein has protein sequence MSNDTELRVKAAVAEQLGMNVEDINNDASFMEDLGADSLDLVELVMSFESDFGITIPDEDSAELTTVQKAIDYVQAQL, from the coding sequence ATGAGTAATGATACCGAGCTAAGAGTTAAAGCTGCAGTAGCTGAGCAATTGGGTATGAATGTTGAAGATATCAACAATGATGCATCATTTATGGAAGACTTAGGTGCAGATTCGTTAGACCTAGTCGAATTGGTTATGTCATTTGAAAGTGACTTTGGCATTACCATTCCTGATGAAGATTCAGCAGAATTAACGACTGTTCAAAAAGCGATTGATTATGTACAAGCGCAGCTATAA
- the lysM gene encoding peptidoglycan-binding protein LysM gives MGMFSFAKDIGDKIFNRDDAKHDAKSETKADANTPVQSSEPSAQSVANILLRRIQQQNLNISDLKIKYNGSTDTAEISGKAKTQADREKAIIAIGNVQNVAKVIDNIDIEEDAPESTMYTVKSGDSLSKIAKEVYGSADDYMKIFEANKPMLSSPDKIYPGQVLRIPKP, from the coding sequence ATGGGTATGTTCAGTTTTGCAAAAGATATCGGTGATAAAATTTTCAATCGTGATGACGCCAAACACGATGCCAAGTCAGAGACAAAAGCAGACGCTAATACGCCAGTACAGAGTAGCGAGCCTTCTGCGCAATCAGTTGCCAATATTTTACTTCGTCGTATTCAGCAGCAGAATCTTAATATCAGCGATTTGAAAATCAAGTATAACGGCTCAACAGATACTGCAGAAATCAGCGGTAAAGCTAAAACGCAAGCAGACCGCGAAAAAGCGATTATCGCTATCGGTAACGTGCAAAACGTTGCGAAAGTTATCGATAACATCGATATTGAAGAAGATGCGCCTGAGTCAACGATGTATACAGTGAAATCTGGTGATAGCTTGTCTAAGATTGCAAAAGAGGTTTATGGTTCAGCGGATGATTATATGAAAATCTTTGAAGCCAATAAGCCGATGTTATCTAGCCCTGATAAGATTTATCCTGGTCAAGTACTACGCATTCCTAAGCCATAA
- the queG gene encoding tRNA epoxyqueuosine(34) reductase QueG translates to MNNLPKVNLPISSTQQKSAKKISAEPKPASEKKIKVNNSPTFTTTADVKQWIKDQAQALGFADCGFLSVHHPLFAKQIVQLQQWLEKGYEGQLQFMHNNHELRANPDQLVEGAKTIISVRMDYLTQAPTPRTITDNDYPNQGIIARYARGRDYHKTMRSRLKQLALKIEAMLPEWQHLNIGSEQDFIFRPFSDSAPIFERPIADAAGLGWTGKHTLLINKQAGSFFVLGELFISLELPDDKPVKEHCGSCSACIDICPTQAIVAPYELNAAACISYLTIEHDGIIDIKYRRAIGNRIFGCDDCQLICPWNRYANLTPVEDFAPRHNLDSSSLLELWQWQEADFMKKTEGSPLRRTGYMNFLRNIAIGLGNANGNEETITQLQSKLGVHNEMLDVHINWAIAEQYEKLKNL, encoded by the coding sequence ATGAATAACCTTCCTAAAGTAAACTTGCCTATCTCTTCAACCCAGCAGAAATCAGCTAAGAAAATCTCTGCTGAACCTAAGCCTGCGTCCGAAAAAAAGATTAAGGTGAATAATAGCCCAACATTTACCACCACAGCGGATGTCAAACAATGGATTAAAGACCAAGCACAGGCTTTAGGGTTTGCCGACTGTGGTTTTTTATCGGTGCATCATCCTTTATTTGCTAAGCAGATTGTACAATTGCAACAATGGCTCGAAAAAGGCTATGAGGGACAACTGCAGTTTATGCATAACAACCATGAACTGCGGGCAAATCCTGACCAACTGGTAGAAGGGGCAAAAACCATCATCAGTGTCCGTATGGATTATCTGACTCAAGCACCAACCCCACGTACGATCACTGACAATGACTACCCCAATCAAGGCATCATCGCTCGTTATGCCAGAGGACGCGACTATCATAAAACGATGCGCAGTCGTTTGAAACAATTGGCACTAAAGATAGAAGCCATGCTTCCTGAGTGGCAACACCTCAATATAGGTTCAGAGCAAGATTTTATTTTTAGGCCTTTTAGCGACTCTGCTCCTATTTTCGAGCGACCCATTGCCGATGCTGCTGGTCTTGGCTGGACAGGAAAGCATACCTTATTAATCAACAAGCAAGCGGGTTCATTTTTTGTATTGGGTGAGCTATTTATTAGCCTCGAGTTACCTGATGACAAACCCGTCAAAGAGCATTGCGGCAGTTGTAGCGCTTGTATCGACATCTGCCCCACTCAAGCGATTGTCGCGCCCTATGAGCTCAATGCTGCAGCTTGTATCTCCTACCTCACTATCGAGCACGACGGTATTATTGATATAAAATACCGCCGCGCGATTGGTAATCGCATCTTTGGCTGTGACGACTGTCAACTTATCTGTCCTTGGAATCGCTACGCCAATCTTACACCTGTAGAGGATTTCGCACCACGGCATAACCTTGATAGCAGCAGTCTGCTTGAGCTGTGGCAATGGCAAGAAGCTGACTTTATGAAAAAAACTGAAGGCAGCCCGCTTAGACGCACAGGCTATATGAACTTTTTGCGTAATATCGCGATTGGTCTTGGAAATGCTAATGGTAATGAAGAAACCATTACTCAGTTACAATCAAAGTTGGGCGTACATAACGAAATGCTCGATGTACATATCAATTGGGCCATAGCGGAACAGTATGAGAAGTTAAAAAACCTCTAA
- a CDS encoding NAD(P)H-hydrate dehydratase, which yields MKNQTNLSPIKSTKPIPLYSSEQLYAMEQAWFVEGHDSFGLMKQAAWQMVQHIEQLYEQRQLNIYPSATTYVPRRHMRQHRVSIWVGKGNNGGDGWLIAYYLQQMGWQVQVVTVGFESDDFDTSNTTAFSDAQKALKEALWANCPYRRFENSACELEEGVDGNLQADVYIDALFGIGLDRAPTGIYKTAISTFNELSKRNNTLAIAVDIPSGLVASTGEVFEQVAIQADITLCLIARKFGLHTKDGMDCSGKVIDIPLIPYPINDKSFMPVATLITTAYGLSPRRQNSYKGSYGHILIIGGNRIDGSQGMGGAAILSASSSMAAGAGKITVACHEAFHSALLTSLPDAMTINLHDVDGVQELIKSATVIAIGMGLGRDEKAKVLFIKYLQTAMTAKKAIVIDADGLYHLASLQLEHHELVSQLREYSVNYQVCLTPHSGETARLLNKRISEVESNRLQAIKQCATTYGGEWVLKGAGSLILEQGLDEHHVYVCAVGNAGMATAGMGDVLSGVIAGLLAQQDLSSGMRSLHQTVVIHGLAGDTLVNQSNNTLLVGQRGLQAQDMPAAICHVMQLLINVYN from the coding sequence ATGAAAAATCAGACCAATTTATCACCTATAAAAAGTACAAAACCTATCCCGTTATATAGCAGTGAACAACTCTATGCGATGGAGCAAGCATGGTTTGTCGAAGGGCATGATAGTTTTGGGTTGATGAAACAAGCAGCTTGGCAAATGGTGCAACACATAGAGCAATTATATGAACAAAGACAATTAAACATATATCCATCAGCCACTACTTATGTGCCTCGTCGTCATATGCGTCAGCATCGAGTGAGCATTTGGGTTGGAAAGGGTAATAATGGTGGCGACGGTTGGCTCATTGCTTATTACTTACAGCAAATGGGTTGGCAGGTACAAGTGGTAACAGTGGGTTTTGAGAGTGATGATTTTGATACCAGTAACACAACAGCATTTTCCGACGCACAAAAAGCCCTAAAAGAGGCGCTATGGGCCAATTGCCCTTATCGACGCTTTGAAAATAGTGCTTGTGAGCTAGAAGAAGGAGTAGATGGTAATCTGCAAGCCGATGTTTATATTGATGCACTGTTTGGTATTGGACTGGATCGTGCGCCTACAGGTATTTATAAAACAGCCATTAGCACTTTTAATGAATTATCTAAACGAAATAACACCTTGGCCATTGCGGTTGATATTCCAAGTGGTTTGGTGGCTTCGACTGGAGAGGTGTTTGAGCAGGTGGCTATACAGGCTGATATAACGCTATGTTTAATTGCACGGAAATTCGGTTTGCATACCAAAGATGGTATGGATTGTAGCGGCAAGGTAATTGATATACCGCTGATACCTTACCCAATAAATGACAAAAGTTTCATGCCAGTAGCAACACTAATTACTACTGCATATGGTCTAAGTCCTCGCCGTCAAAATAGCTACAAAGGCAGCTATGGTCATATACTGATTATTGGCGGTAATCGTATCGATGGCTCACAAGGTATGGGCGGCGCTGCGATACTGTCTGCTTCGAGCTCGATGGCGGCAGGAGCGGGTAAAATTACAGTTGCTTGCCATGAGGCTTTTCATAGCGCCCTATTAACTTCGCTACCAGATGCAATGACGATTAATTTGCATGATGTGGATGGAGTGCAGGAGTTAATTAAGTCAGCCACTGTGATTGCGATTGGTATGGGGCTTGGTCGTGATGAAAAAGCAAAAGTGTTATTTATAAAGTATCTACAAACTGCGATGACAGCTAAAAAGGCAATAGTGATTGATGCTGATGGACTTTATCATTTGGCATCATTGCAATTAGAGCATCATGAATTGGTCAGTCAGCTGCGAGAATATAGCGTTAATTATCAAGTTTGTTTGACACCGCACAGTGGCGAAACTGCTAGATTACTGAATAAGAGAATCAGTGAAGTGGAAAGCAATAGACTACAAGCGATAAAACAGTGCGCTACAACTTATGGTGGTGAATGGGTGCTAAAAGGCGCAGGTTCTTTGATATTAGAGCAGGGCTTAGATGAGCACCACGTTTATGTTTGTGCTGTCGGTAATGCTGGGATGGCGACGGCTGGCATGGGTGATGTGTTATCCGGTGTCATTGCTGGTCTGCTAGCACAACAAGATTTATCATCAGGAATGCGAAGCTTGCATCAAACGGTTGTTATACATGGATTAGCAGGGGATACGCTGGTTAATCAAAGTAATAATACGTTGTTGGTTGGACAACGAGGACTACAAGCTCAGGATATGCCAGCAGCCATTTGTCATGTGATGCAGCTATTGATTAACGTCTATAATTAG
- a CDS encoding DUF4124 domain-containing protein, giving the protein MAYASKINTATKLLMSTAYVLMLSMNASHAIQVYKSVGAHGEVKYSQHAPQNGKNIELIEFRSDGRQSNAGQLAGKTDANQSTNTQSVEEQRVAALEARIKEQEAQANAQRCQSLRNNLTNLNVGGRIYEMDANGKRQYLDGREIELKRERVQQAIDQYCGNSTT; this is encoded by the coding sequence ATGGCATATGCGTCTAAAATAAATACTGCTACCAAACTGCTTATGAGTACTGCGTATGTGCTAATGCTGTCGATGAATGCCAGTCATGCTATTCAAGTTTATAAATCTGTCGGTGCACATGGTGAAGTCAAATACAGCCAACATGCGCCTCAAAATGGTAAAAACATTGAGCTGATTGAATTTCGTAGTGATGGCAGACAAAGCAATGCAGGACAATTGGCTGGCAAAACAGATGCCAATCAAAGTACTAATACTCAAAGCGTAGAAGAGCAAAGAGTTGCAGCGCTTGAAGCACGGATTAAAGAACAAGAAGCACAAGCCAATGCACAGCGTTGCCAGTCACTCCGCAATAATTTGACCAACTTGAATGTCGGCGGACGTATTTATGAGATGGATGCAAATGGCAAGCGTCAATATTTAGACGGTCGTGAAATTGAGCTCAAACGTGAACGCGTACAGCAGGCAATTGATCAGTATTGTGGCAATTCAACTACCTAG